Part of the Nitrospirota bacterium genome, AAGAAGGAGGAAGAAAACATGGCAAAGCAGCTGTTGTTCGACGAAATGGCCAGGAACGCCATCCTGAAGGGTGTCAACACCCTCACCGATGCGGTCAAGGCGACCCTGGGCCCCAAGGGGCGCAACGCCATCCTGGACAAGAAGTTCGGCGCACCCACCATCACGAAGGACGGCGTTACGGTGGCCAAGGAGATAGAGCTTGAGGACCCCTGGGAGAACATGGGCGCGCAGCTCGTGCGGGAGGTGGCCTCCAAGACCTCCGACGTGGCCGGCGATGGCACCACCACCGCCACCGTCCTGGCCCACGCCTTCTACAGGTCCGGCATGAAGAACGTCGTGGCCGGGGCCAACCCCATGGACATCAAGAGGGGCATCGAGAAGGCCGTGGACGGGGTGGTCGAGGAGCTCCGCAAGATGAGCAAGCCGGTGGTGGACAAGAAGGAGATCGCCCAGGTGGGCACCATCAGCGCCAATAACGACGCCTCCGTCGGCGAGCTCATCGCCGAGGCCATGGACAAGGTGGGCAAGGACGGCGTGATCACCGTCGAGGAGGCCAAGGGAATGGCCACCACCCTGGACGTGGTGGAGGGGATGCAGTTCGACCGGGGCTACATCTCCCCGTACTTCGTCACCGACCCCGAGAGGATGGAGTGCAACCTCGAAGACGCCTTCATTCTCATCCACGAGAAGAAGATATCGAGCATGAAGGACCTCCTGCCCGTCCTTGAGCAGGTAGCCAAGATGGGGCGCCCCCTGCTCATCATCGCCGAGGACATCGAGGGCGAGGCCCTGGCCACCCTCGTGGTCAACAAGCTTCGCGGCACCCTGCAGGTGGCGGCGGTCAAGGCCCCCGGGTTCGGCGACCGCAGGAAGGCGATGCTCGAGGACGTCGCCATCCTCACCGGCGGGCAGATGATCTCCGAGGACATCGGCGTCAAGCTCGAGAACGTCACCCTGGATGAGCTGGGCCGGGCCAAGAAGATCAGCATCGACAAGGAAAACACCACCATCGTCGAGGGCGCGGGCGACCCCGGCAAGATACAGGGCCGGGTCAAGCAGATCAAGGCCCTCATCGAGGAGACCACCAGCGACTACGACCGGGAGAAGCTCCAGGAGCGCCTGGCCAAGATCGTGGGCGGCGTGGCCGTCATCAACGTGGGCGCGGCCACCGAAACCGAGATGAAGGAGAAGAAGGCCCGGGTCGAGGACGCCCTGCACGCCACCCGCGCGGCCGTCGAGGAGGGCATCGTCCCCGGTGGCGGGGTGGCCCTGCTCAGGTGCATCTCCGCGCTGGAGAAGCTCAAGATCGAGGGCCACGACCAGCAGATGGGCGTGCGCATCGTCAAGGACGCCCTGCAGGAGCCCATCAGGCAGATAGTGAACAATGCCGGGCTGGAGGGCTCTCTGGTGGTGGAGAAGGTCAGCGCCTCCAAGGACCCCAACTACGGGTTCGACGCCCAGAACGAGGAGTACGTCGACATGATGAAGGCCGGCATCATCGACCCCACCAAGGTCACGCGCTCCGCGCTCCAGAACGCCGCCTCGGTGGCCGCCCTCATGCTGACCACGGCGGTCATGGTCACCGACATCCCCGAGGAGAAGCCCGAGGCCCCCGCGGGGATGCCCCCGGGCGGAATGGGCGGCATGTACTAAGCGCGAGGGACGACGTCCCCGCGTAAACCCCCTCCGGCGAGGGGGGCAGCAGCAGCCGGCGGNNNNNNNNNNNNNNNNNNNNNNNNNNNNNNNNNNNNNNNNNNNNNNNNNNNNNNNNNCCTCGCGCTCACCTTTCCGCTTTTGGTAAGTTTAAGGGAGCGGCCGGCATCGCCGGCGACTTTGCGAGGAAGTGAGGAGGCGGACATGCAGTGGACCCCGGACCTCTCGGTGGGAGTAGAGGATATAGACGTCCAGCACAGGGAGCTCTTCAGGCGCATCACGGAGCTTGTGGAGGCGGTGAAGAAAAAGCAGTGCAAGTTCCTCATCGGAGGGGTCATGGCGTTCCTCCACGAGTACGTGGTCGAGCACTTCGGAGCCGAGGAGGCCCTGATGGTGAAATACGACTATCCGGACTACAAGGCCCATCGCGCCCAGCACGTTTCCTTCATCGCTCGGCTCGGGGGGATGGAAGAGGAGCTCAAGAACGAAACGTCCTCGTACACGCGCTCCGTTTACGTCAATCAGATGGTCGTGGACTGGATACTGGAGCACATAAAGAACGTGGACACCCGCCTGGGGGCTTTCCTCAAGGCCAGAACGCCCGCCGGGTGAGCCCCGGTGGAGGTCACCCTCGACAGCGTCAGGGACGTCTGGATATACCAGAGAAGGCACGGCTACAGGTTTTCCCTCGATGCGGTGCTCCTGGCGTTCTTCGTCCGGGCAAGGGCCCTGGGGAGCATCGTGGACCTGGGGGCCGGCGCCGGGGTGGTGGGCATCCTTCTGGCCCGGCGGTATCCGGCGGCCCGCGTCACCCTGCTGGAGCTTCAGGAGGGCCTGTACACCCTTGCCGCGAGAAACATAGAAAAGAACGGCCTGGGGGAGCAGGTGCGGGCCCTGAGGAGGGACATCCGGGACCTCAAGAGCCTCGGGGACCTCGCCGGATGCGACCTGGCCGTCTCCAACCCTCCCTTTAGAAAGCCCCTCACCGGGAAGCTCAGCGCGGCCGAGGAGCGCTCCCTGGCCCGGCACGAGCTGGCTCTGAGCCTGCGGGAGCTTGTGGGGGCCGCCGCCCGCCTCACAAGGGAAAAAGGGCGGTTCTGCCTGGTCCACCATCCCCTTCGGCTTGCGGAGCTTACAGAGGAGCTGCGGCGCGCCGGCCTGGAGCCCAAGAGGCTCCGGTTCGTCCACGGCAGAAGGGACGCCGAGGCGCGGATTCTCCTCATGGAGGCGGTCAAGGGGGGCGGGGAGGGCCTGAAGGTCGAGAGGCCCCTGTTCGTCTACGAGGAAGACGGCCGGACGTACACCGAGGAAGTGCGCTCCATGTACGAGGGCTGAGCCCGTTTACGGCCCTGGGGCGGCCTGATATACTTCGGGTATAATACGCTCATGATACGGAACACCTTCAGCATCCTCCACGGCCTGGGGGAGAAACGCGAAAAGAGACTGTGGCGGGGCGGAATCCTCCGATGGGAGGATTTCCTCGGGGCCCCGTCCGTGGATTTCATGTCCCCCGGGAGGAAGGAGCTCTACGACCGGGACCTGGAGGACGCCGCCGAGCGCCTCCGGAGGAAGGACGCCGCCTTCTTCGCCCGCACCCTGAGGAGCCGGGAGCACTGGCGGCTCTTTGACGCCCTGGGCCGGGAGGCGGTCTGCCTGGACATCGAGAGCAACGGCCTTCAGGCAGGCTGGGGAGGATACCCCACGGTGGTGGGCGTCTACGACGGGTTCGACTACCGGTATTTCCTCAGGGGACGGGACCTCACCGCCTCGAACCTCATGCGGGAGCTTTCGGGCTACAAGTACCTGATAACCTTCTTTGGCTCCGCCTTCGACATCCCATTTCTGGAGAAAACCCTGCCGGGGTTTCGCCTGCGGGTGCCCCATTTCGACCTGTGCTTCGCGGCCCGGAAGGTGGGGCTTACGGGAGGCCTGAAGCGCATCGAGGAGAAGCTGGGCATAGTGAGGCCCGCGGAGACCCGGGGACTGGACGGTTACGACGCCGTCCTCCTCTGGGAGAGGGCGTCGCGGGGCGATGACGGCGCCATGGAGCTCCTGGTCGGCTATAACCGGGAGGACACGGTCAACCTGATGTACATCGCCGGGCGCCTGTACGCGGACCTGCGGGCGTCCACGGGCATCGAAGAGTACCTTTCCTGAGATGGGCGTCCTCGGAGATTTCACAGCGCACCTGGCCGTGGAGAGGGGCCTGGCGCGCAATACCGTCCAGTCGTACGCCGCGGACCTGGGCAAGTTTCATGCCTTTCTCGAGCAGAGGGGAAAGGGGCTCGCCGCGTTCGGGAAGGACGACATCGTGGACTTTCTTGAGCAGGAGCGGGCCGCGGGCCTTTCCCAGGCGAGTCTTTCCCGCGCGCTCTCCTCGGTCCGGGGGCTGGTGCGCTACCTCCTCCTCCGGGGGCTGATGAAGGAGGACCCCGTGGAGAATCTCCCCTCGCCCCGGAAGTGGGAGACCCTGCCCAAGGCCCTGTCGCAGGGAGAGGTGAAGGGGCTCCTGAGGACGTCGGGCAGAGGGGCCTTCGCCCTGAGGGACGCGGCCATGCTTGAGCTCATCTATTCGTCGGGACTGCGGGTGAGCGAGCTGTTGAGCCTTACGCTCGGGGACGTCAACTTCGAGGCCGGCTTCCTCCGGGTCACGGGCAAGGGGTCCAAGGAGCGCGTGGTGCCCGCCCACCCTCGGGCGCTGGGGAAGGTGAGGCGATACGTGCGGGAGCTGCGGCCCCGGCTTCTCAAGAGGCGCCATTCGGAGTACCTGTTTCTGACCGCGCGCGGGGCCCCCATGAGCAGGCAGAGGTTCTGGCAGGCCCTGAAGGCGTACGGGCGCGCGGCGGGCGTCGTGCTTTCTCCCCACACGCTCAGGCATTCCTTTGCCACCCACATGCTGGAGGGCGGGGCCGACCTGCGCTCCCTGCAGAAAATGCTCGGCCACTCCGACATCTCCACGACGCAGGTGTACACGAAGGTAACGTCGGAGCGGGCCAAGAAAGTCTTTCAGGAGCATCACCCGAGGGCCTGAGAGTTCGAGGAACCGTGTTAATGGCGAGACAATTTTCGAGGAGGAAACATGCACAGGAAGCTCGGCCCTGAACAGCTGTATCAGACGTGCGACGTCGAAGCCCTCGACTTCAAGACGACCGACGACATCGAGCCCTCCATCGGCACCATAGGCCAGGAGCGCGCCATGCGGGCCATCGACTTCGGGCTGAACCTGGACAGCAAGGGGTTCAACATATTCATCCTGGGGGAAAGCGGCTCGGGCAGGATGACCTCCGTCAAGAAGAAGATAGGCGAGCTGTGCGTCAAGGAGCCGGTGCCGCCGGACTGGTGCTACGTCTATAACTTCAAGGACCCCGATGCGCCCCGGGCCATCTCGCTGGAGCCCGGGCAGGGCGCGGCGCTTCAGAAGGACATGGACGAGCTGGTAAAGGCGCTCCAGACGGAGATCCCCAAGGTCTTCGAGTCGAAGGAGTACGAGAAGTCCAGGAGCAAAATCACCGAGGGCTTCCAGAAGGAGCAGAAGGAGAAATTCAGCCAACTCGAGGAGGATGCGAAGCAGAAGGGTTTCTCCATCAGAAAGACGGTCACCGGCCTGCTCATCGTGCCGGTGAAGCCCTCGGGGGAGCCCCTCTCCGAGGAGGAGTTCGAGGAGCTGGACGAGGAGCACAAGAAGAAGGTGGAGGAGACGGGCAAGCAGCTCCAGGAGCGCCTGGACGACATCGTCCGCTCCCTCAGGGCGAGCGAGAAGCAGGTCAAGAAGAGGCTCAAGGACCTGGAGCGGGAGGCGGCCCTCTCCGAGGTGGGCGACCTCATCGACGACCTCAAGCAGAAGTACAAGGAGTACGACAGGATACAGGGCTATCTGGACGACGTCCGGGAAAACGTCCTGGACAACCTCGACGACTTCAAGGCCCAGGAGGAGCAGCCCTCCCCGCTTCCCTTCATGCGGCAGCCGCGGCCGGAGGCCGCCTTCAACCGTTACAAGGTCAACGTGCTCGTCAACAACAAGGAATGCGACGGCGCCCCCATGGTCTTTGAGAGCAACCCCACGTACCTGAACATCTTCGGCAGGCTGGAGTACAAGTTCCAGTACGGGGTGGCCACCACGGACTTCACCCAGATAAAGGCGGGTGCGCTGCACAGGGCCAACGGCGGTTACCTCATCATGGAGAGCCTGGACCTCCTGAGGAGCATCTTCGCATACGACGGCCTGAAGCGGGCGCTCAGGGACGAGGAGATAAAGATGGAGGACGTCTGGGAGCGGTACCGGCTCATGTCCACCACGACGCTGAAGCCCGAGCCCGTCCCGTTGAAAATCAAGGTCATCCTCATCGGACACCCCGTCATCTATTACCTCCTGTACAGGCTTGACGAGGAGTACAAGGAGCTGTTCAAGGTGAAGGCCGATTTTGACGACCGCATGGACCGCTCCGAGGAGATGTTGCGCGAGTATGCGGCCTTCATCGCCTCCAAGTGCAAGGAGGAGAAGCTTCTGCCCTTCGACCGGGGGGGCGTCGGCCGGGTGATAGAGCACGGGACGCGCATCGCCAACCAGCAGGGCAAGCTCAGCTCGAAGTTCCGGGAGGTGGCCGACCTGCTCAGGGAGGCCCACTTCTGGGCGAAAAAGGCGGGTGCGGGCGTCGTGGAGCGCCGCCACGTGGAACAGGCCCTGGAGGAGCAGGTTTTCCGGAGCAACCGCATCGAGGAGCGGCTCCGCGAGCTCATGGCCGAAGGGACCCTTATCGTGGAGACCGAGGGAGGCAGGGTCGGACAGGTCAACGGCCTCGCCGTGCTGAGCATGGGGGACTACAGCTTCGGGAAGCCCTCGCGCATCACGGCCAAGACCTTTGTGGGGAAGGCCGGCGTGGTGAACATCGAGCGGGAGACCAAGATGAGCGGCAGAATCCACGGCAAGGCCATACTCATCATCTCCAACTACCTGGGGAGCAAGTACGCGGTGAAGAAGCCCATCAGCGCGTCGGCCTCCATCACCTTCGAGCAGCTTTACGACATGGTGGAGGGCGACAGCGCCACCTGTGCCGAGCTTTACTGCATCCTGAGCAGCCTGAGCGGCGTTCCTTTGAAACAGAGCTTCGCCGTGACGGGCTCCATGGACCAGAACGGAGACGTGCAGCCCATCGGCGGGGTGAACGAGAAGATAGAGGGCTTTTTCGAGCTGTGCAAGCTCCGGGGCCTGGACGGCTCCCATGGGGTCATCATCCCCCGGAGGAACGAGCGGCACCTCATGCTCAAGAAGGACGTGGTGGACGCCGTGCGGGAGGGGAAGTTCACCATTTATTCCATCGACAGGATGGAGGAGGGGCTGGAGCTCCTGACCGGCGTGAAGGCCGGGGAGCTCGGGCCAGACGGCGCCTATCCCGAGGACACCCTGAACTCCCTGGTGCAGAAACGCTTCGAGGAGATCAACGAGGCCCTCAAGGAGAGGCGGGCCAAGGAGATAAGCGAGGCCATGAAGCGCAAGGAGGAAGAGGAGGAGGAAAACGAGGAGGAGGACGAGGAAAACGGCGCATGAAGCACGTCCTTGAGCTTTTCCTTTTCCTCGCCGTGGCTGCACCCCTTGCGGTGCTGCCCCTCAGAGCATCACGGAAGGTCGGGGAGCTCCTCGGCCTTCTGCTTTATGCCCTCTGGGGGACGCGCAGGCGCGTAGGCACGGAGAACCTGCGGGCGGCCCTCGCGCGGGGGGCGCTTGAGGACTCGCGCTCCGCGGAGGCCATCTGCCGGGAAAACTTCCGCCACATGGGTCGCGGGGCCGCCGAGCTGGTGAAGGTGTTTCTCGGGCGGGGGGACGCCCTGGTCCGGGACGTCGTGGTGCA contains:
- the groL gene encoding chaperonin GroEL (60 kDa chaperone family; promotes refolding of misfolded polypeptides especially under stressful conditions; forms two stacked rings of heptamers to form a barrel-shaped 14mer; ends can be capped by GroES; misfolded proteins enter the barrel where they are refolded when GroES binds), coding for MAKQLLFDEMARNAILKGVNTLTDAVKATLGPKGRNAILDKKFGAPTITKDGVTVAKEIELEDPWENMGAQLVREVASKTSDVAGDGTTTATVLAHAFYRSGMKNVVAGANPMDIKRGIEKAVDGVVEELRKMSKPVVDKKEIAQVGTISANNDASVGELIAEAMDKVGKDGVITVEEAKGMATTLDVVEGMQFDRGYISPYFVTDPERMECNLEDAFILIHEKKISSMKDLLPVLEQVAKMGRPLLIIAEDIEGEALATLVVNKLRGTLQVAAVKAPGFGDRRKAMLEDVAILTGGQMISEDIGVKLENVTLDELGRAKKISIDKENTTIVEGAGDPGKIQGRVKQIKALIEETTSDYDREKLQERLAKIVGGVAVINVGAATETEMKEKKARVEDALHATRAAVEEGIVPGGGVALLRCISALEKLKIEGHDQQMGVRIVKDALQEPIRQIVNNAGLEGSLVVEKVSASKDPNYGFDAQNEEYVDMMKAGIIDPTKVTRSALQNAASVAALMLTTAVMVTDIPEEKPEAPAGMPPGGMGGMY
- a CDS encoding AAA family ATPase; this translates as MHRKLGPEQLYQTCDVEALDFKTTDDIEPSIGTIGQERAMRAIDFGLNLDSKGFNIFILGESGSGRMTSVKKKIGELCVKEPVPPDWCYVYNFKDPDAPRAISLEPGQGAALQKDMDELVKALQTEIPKVFESKEYEKSRSKITEGFQKEQKEKFSQLEEDAKQKGFSIRKTVTGLLIVPVKPSGEPLSEEEFEELDEEHKKKVEETGKQLQERLDDIVRSLRASEKQVKKRLKDLEREAALSEVGDLIDDLKQKYKEYDRIQGYLDDVRENVLDNLDDFKAQEEQPSPLPFMRQPRPEAAFNRYKVNVLVNNKECDGAPMVFESNPTYLNIFGRLEYKFQYGVATTDFTQIKAGALHRANGGYLIMESLDLLRSIFAYDGLKRALRDEEIKMEDVWERYRLMSTTTLKPEPVPLKIKVILIGHPVIYYLLYRLDEEYKELFKVKADFDDRMDRSEEMLREYAAFIASKCKEEKLLPFDRGGVGRVIEHGTRIANQQGKLSSKFREVADLLREAHFWAKKAGAGVVERRHVEQALEEQVFRSNRIEERLRELMAEGTLIVETEGGRVGQVNGLAVLSMGDYSFGKPSRITAKTFVGKAGVVNIERETKMSGRIHGKAILIISNYLGSKYAVKKPISASASITFEQLYDMVEGDSATCAELYCILSSLSGVPLKQSFAVTGSMDQNGDVQPIGGVNEKIEGFFELCKLRGLDGSHGVIIPRRNERHLMLKKDVVDAVREGKFTIYSIDRMEEGLELLTGVKAGELGPDGAYPEDTLNSLVQKRFEEINEALKERRAKEISEAMKRKEEEEEENEEEDEENGA
- a CDS encoding tRNA1(Val) (adenine(37)-N6)-methyltransferase is translated as MEVTLDSVRDVWIYQRRHGYRFSLDAVLLAFFVRARALGSIVDLGAGAGVVGILLARRYPAARVTLLELQEGLYTLAARNIEKNGLGEQVRALRRDIRDLKSLGDLAGCDLAVSNPPFRKPLTGKLSAAEERSLARHELALSLRELVGAAARLTREKGRFCLVHHPLRLAELTEELRRAGLEPKRLRFVHGRRDAEARILLMEAVKGGGEGLKVERPLFVYEEDGRTYTEEVRSMYEG
- a CDS encoding ribonuclease H-like domain-containing protein; its protein translation is MIRNTFSILHGLGEKREKRLWRGGILRWEDFLGAPSVDFMSPGRKELYDRDLEDAAERLRRKDAAFFARTLRSREHWRLFDALGREAVCLDIESNGLQAGWGGYPTVVGVYDGFDYRYFLRGRDLTASNLMRELSGYKYLITFFGSAFDIPFLEKTLPGFRLRVPHFDLCFAARKVGLTGGLKRIEEKLGIVRPAETRGLDGYDAVLLWERASRGDDGAMELLVGYNREDTVNLMYIAGRLYADLRASTGIEEYLS
- a CDS encoding bacteriohemerythrin; protein product: MQWTPDLSVGVEDIDVQHRELFRRITELVEAVKKKQCKFLIGGVMAFLHEYVVEHFGAEEALMVKYDYPDYKAHRAQHVSFIARLGGMEEELKNETSSYTRSVYVNQMVVDWILEHIKNVDTRLGAFLKARTPAG
- the xerD gene encoding site-specific tyrosine recombinase XerD, whose product is MGVLGDFTAHLAVERGLARNTVQSYAADLGKFHAFLEQRGKGLAAFGKDDIVDFLEQERAAGLSQASLSRALSSVRGLVRYLLLRGLMKEDPVENLPSPRKWETLPKALSQGEVKGLLRTSGRGAFALRDAAMLELIYSSGLRVSELLSLTLGDVNFEAGFLRVTGKGSKERVVPAHPRALGKVRRYVRELRPRLLKRRHSEYLFLTARGAPMSRQRFWQALKAYGRAAGVVLSPHTLRHSFATHMLEGGADLRSLQKMLGHSDISTTQVYTKVTSERAKKVFQEHHPRA